In Funiculus sociatus GB2-C1, the following proteins share a genomic window:
- the thrB gene encoding homoserine kinase, translating to MPSVSCVTVTVPATTANLGPGFDCIGAALTLYNQFKFTRLDSAKPELKITVTGAEAERVNTSADNLVYDSFVKLYQHIGEMRPSVEIEIDLGVPLARGLGSSATAIAGGLVGANLLAGSPLSQAEVMELAIAMEGHPDNVVPALLGGCRLAATGLNEPQRPEPREEGWEICEIPWHSDVVPVVAIPDFELSTSEARRVLPNQYSRADAIFNTAHLGLLLRGLETGREDWLRAALQDRIHQPYRKALIPGYDAVREAAMAAGALGMVISGAGPTLLALVRRELCVSVEEAIATTWQQEGIKAQVRSLSIDLHGASSSTEALP from the coding sequence ATGCCCTCTGTTTCTTGCGTAACCGTTACCGTTCCTGCTACGACTGCGAATTTGGGACCTGGATTTGATTGCATTGGGGCAGCTTTGACGCTGTACAATCAGTTCAAGTTCACCCGGCTCGACTCAGCTAAACCGGAATTGAAAATAACTGTCACTGGTGCGGAAGCCGAACGGGTTAACACCAGTGCTGATAATCTGGTTTACGACTCGTTTGTGAAGTTATATCAGCATATCGGTGAAATGCGGCCGTCAGTGGAGATTGAGATTGATTTGGGTGTTCCTCTGGCGCGGGGTTTGGGCAGTTCGGCAACAGCGATCGCGGGTGGGTTGGTTGGTGCTAATCTGTTGGCTGGTTCGCCTTTGAGTCAGGCTGAGGTGATGGAATTAGCGATCGCTATGGAAGGACATCCTGATAATGTGGTTCCGGCGTTGTTGGGGGGTTGTCGTCTGGCGGCTACGGGTTTAAACGAACCGCAGCGCCCAGAACCCAGAGAAGAGGGATGGGAGATTTGTGAGATTCCCTGGCATTCTGATGTTGTTCCGGTGGTGGCAATTCCGGATTTTGAGCTTTCGACTTCTGAGGCGCGACGGGTTTTGCCAAATCAGTACAGTCGTGCTGATGCGATTTTTAATACGGCGCATTTGGGTTTGCTGTTGCGGGGGTTGGAAACTGGACGGGAGGATTGGTTAAGGGCGGCGCTGCAAGACCGCATTCATCAGCCTTATCGGAAAGCTTTGATTCCCGGTTATGATGCTGTACGCGAGGCTGCAATGGCGGCGGGTGCTTTAGGTATGGTGATTAGTGGTGCGGGGCCAACTCTTTTGGCTCTTGTACGCCGTGAGTTGTGTGTGTCTGTGGAAGAAGCGATCGCTACAACTTGGCAACAGGAAGGAATTAAGGCTCAAGTGCGATCGCTCTCAATTGATTTGCACGGCGCAAGCAGCTCCACAGAAGCATTACCATGA
- a CDS encoding DUF2973 domain-containing protein, with protein sequence MLHLLYLVVFTILAFLAIANMIRSLLTISSMDTPRRYPPSGPYMTSATGYRTVPHPELLDDAGNPINEPLLVMRSMSVEDAREQLDALYKSSPGNSSEPQED encoded by the coding sequence ATGTTACACCTGCTTTATCTTGTTGTCTTTACCATTTTGGCATTTTTAGCGATCGCGAATATGATCCGCAGCTTGTTGACTATCAGCAGTATGGATACTCCACGGCGTTACCCACCATCGGGTCCCTACATGACTTCCGCCACTGGTTATCGAACCGTACCGCACCCGGAACTGTTAGATGATGCCGGGAACCCAATTAATGAGCCGCTGCTGGTGATGCGTTCTATGTCCGTAGAAGATGCCCGCGAACAATTGGATGCGCTTTACAAATCGTCTCCCGGCAATAGCAGCGAACCTCAAGAAGATTAA
- a CDS encoding DUF2605 domain-containing protein — translation MPLSNLPENELLKTVLQPLLEDFQYWFARSRLLLETEEIPFLSENQQSDLLERVKQAQAEVSTAQMLFLATGAQVGIETSALVPWHQLVTECWQVGMRFRTEQATSNNK, via the coding sequence ATGCCCCTTTCCAACCTGCCGGAAAACGAATTGCTCAAAACGGTATTACAACCGTTGTTAGAAGATTTTCAGTATTGGTTTGCGCGATCGCGCCTGCTCTTAGAAACTGAAGAAATTCCCTTTTTAAGTGAAAATCAGCAATCAGACCTGCTCGAACGGGTAAAGCAAGCTCAAGCTGAAGTCAGCACAGCTCAGATGCTTTTCTTAGCAACTGGCGCTCAAGTTGGTATCGAAACGTCTGCTTTGGTGCCGTGGCACCAGCTAGTAACGGAGTGCTGGCAGGTGGGGATGCGGTTCCGTACCGAGCAAGCGACTAGCAATAACAAATAA
- the thrS gene encoding threonine--tRNA ligase has product MVQQPMPPEESSASQDVPAKINLPRTSESESLKKIRHTASHVMAMAVQKLFPKAQVTIGPWIENGFYYDFDNPEPFTEKDLKTIQKEMVKIVNRKLPVIREEVSREEAESRIKAINEPYKLEILEDLQEPITIYHLGDQWWDLCAGPHVENTSELNPKAFELESVAGAYWRGDETKAQLQRIYATAWESPEQLAEYKRRKEEALRRDHRKLGKELGLFIFADQVGPGLPLWTPKGTVLRSVLEDFLKQEQLKRGYQQVVTPHIARVDLFKTSGHWQKYKEDMFPMMAEDEQAAAMEQGFALKPMNCPFHIQIYKSQLRSYRELPMRLAEFGTVYRYEQSGELGGLTRVRGFTVDDSHLFVTPEQLESEFLNVVDLILSVFKSLQLKNFKARLSFRDPNSDKYIGSDEAWEKAQGAIRRAVETLGMNYFEGIGEAAFYGPKLDFIFSDALEREWQLGTVQVDYNLPERFDLEYVAADGSRQRPVMIHRAPFGSLERLIGILIEEYAGDFPLWLAPVQARLLTVSDDQLPFAQEVVNQMLRCGIRAEVDTSGEHLKKQIRNGEKEKIPVMAVVGAKEVEANSLSIRLRTSGKPTQELGAMPVSEVIERIKDAKLNYGSF; this is encoded by the coding sequence ATGGTTCAGCAGCCAATGCCCCCCGAAGAATCTTCAGCTTCCCAGGATGTGCCAGCAAAGATAAATTTGCCCCGTACCAGTGAATCTGAATCCTTGAAGAAAATCCGTCACACGGCATCCCACGTTATGGCGATGGCGGTGCAAAAGCTGTTTCCTAAGGCACAGGTGACTATCGGCCCGTGGATTGAAAACGGATTTTACTATGACTTTGACAATCCAGAGCCATTTACAGAAAAAGACTTAAAAACCATCCAGAAAGAGATGGTCAAGATTGTCAATCGCAAATTGCCAGTAATTCGGGAAGAAGTCAGCCGCGAGGAAGCCGAAAGCCGAATTAAGGCAATTAATGAGCCTTACAAACTAGAAATATTAGAAGACCTACAAGAACCCATTACCATCTATCATTTGGGAGATCAGTGGTGGGATTTGTGTGCTGGGCCTCATGTAGAAAACACCAGCGAGTTGAATCCAAAAGCTTTTGAATTGGAAAGCGTCGCTGGAGCTTACTGGCGCGGCGATGAAACCAAAGCACAGCTACAGCGAATTTATGCCACGGCTTGGGAATCGCCGGAACAGCTGGCTGAGTACAAGCGACGCAAGGAAGAAGCGCTGCGGCGAGATCACCGCAAGCTAGGCAAAGAACTGGGATTGTTTATTTTTGCCGATCAGGTGGGGCCAGGGTTGCCCCTGTGGACACCAAAAGGAACGGTGTTGCGGAGCGTTCTGGAAGATTTCCTCAAGCAGGAACAGCTCAAACGCGGATACCAGCAGGTAGTAACGCCCCACATCGCCAGAGTTGATTTATTTAAAACCTCTGGACACTGGCAGAAATACAAAGAAGATATGTTCCCGATGATGGCGGAGGATGAGCAAGCGGCGGCGATGGAACAAGGGTTCGCACTCAAGCCGATGAATTGCCCTTTCCACATCCAAATCTATAAGAGCCAGTTGCGCTCTTACCGGGAACTACCGATGCGACTGGCGGAGTTTGGCACCGTCTACCGTTACGAACAATCTGGGGAACTCGGTGGATTAACGCGAGTGCGCGGTTTCACCGTGGATGATTCTCACTTATTTGTAACGCCAGAACAACTTGAGAGCGAATTTCTCAACGTGGTGGATTTGATTCTGTCGGTGTTTAAGAGTCTGCAACTGAAGAACTTTAAGGCGCGTCTGAGTTTCCGCGATCCAAATTCAGACAAGTATATCGGTTCCGATGAAGCTTGGGAAAAAGCTCAAGGTGCGATTCGCCGCGCCGTGGAAACGCTGGGAATGAATTACTTTGAGGGAATTGGGGAAGCAGCATTTTATGGACCTAAACTGGATTTTATCTTCAGCGATGCTCTAGAGCGGGAGTGGCAGCTGGGTACGGTGCAAGTAGACTACAATTTGCCAGAACGTTTTGATTTGGAGTACGTTGCGGCGGATGGTTCCCGCCAACGTCCTGTGATGATTCACCGCGCTCCTTTTGGCTCTTTAGAAAGGTTAATTGGGATTTTAATTGAGGAGTATGCTGGGGATTTCCCGTTGTGGTTAGCGCCAGTACAAGCGCGACTGCTGACAGTAAGCGACGATCAGTTGCCGTTTGCTCAGGAAGTGGTAAACCAAATGCTACGCTGCGGTATTCGCGCCGAAGTTGACACCAGTGGCGAACACCTCAAGAAACAGATTCGCAATGGTGAAAAGGAAAAAATCCCAGTGATGGCAGTTGTGGGAGCGAAAGAGGTGGAAGCTAATAGTTTGAGTATTCGCCTCCGCACTTCAGGTAAGCCAACTCAAGAGTTAGGAGCGATGCCTGTTAGTGAGGTAATTGAGAGAATCAAAGACGCTAAGCTCAACTACGGCAGCTTTTAG